The following are encoded in a window of Spea bombifrons isolate aSpeBom1 chromosome 2, aSpeBom1.2.pri, whole genome shotgun sequence genomic DNA:
- the GGNBP2 gene encoding gametogenetin-binding protein 2 isoform X1, which translates to MARLVAVCRDGEEEFPFDMRQIPLYIDDTLTMVMEFSDNMLSLDKQQIDTLQLKQFIQRHSMLKEQDLTIAMMVTSREVFNALSQLVPCVGCRRSVERLFTQLVESGNPALDPLSVGAKGVLTLSHSCMTDATKLYTLFYVRGTKLSNMIDAIPKSKKNKRCQLHSLDTHKPKPLGGNWMDIWEVMSQECRDEVVLIDSSCLLETLENYLRKHRFCTDCKNKVLRAYNILIGELDCSKEKGYCAALYEGLRCCPHERHIHVCCETDFIAHLLGRAEPEFAGGRRERHAKTIDIAQEEVLTCLGIHLYERLHRIWQKLRAEEQTWQMLFYLGVDALRKSFEMTVEKVQGISRLEQLCEEFLEEERVQELKQEKKRQKKKNRRKNKCACDNPVSPETTEMAVTIPQNEPFAFMENGCKNCNTPEDNGTCVEVIVTNESSSCTCPSGGDHLASPKMKKGLTPHSNGSDCGYSSSMEGSEPGSREGSDVACTEGICNHDEAGEDSCVNCDKEEEGDSCVECWANSAGDNLKGKNKKKKKKSKPFKCESENISKQPTCNRETSGIAHSEQTKDGKVDSCCTATESTGQTWVDHRNELLKCTGSVELLYTFDGRKETKSLKELLDESECTSEEEDGLSQDEIQTFLASNKSFYSNRQQFRQYLKEKFNKYCLLHDHRNPLCSTWLATAGAN; encoded by the exons ATGGTGATGGAATTTTCAGATAACATGTTAAGCCTTGACAAACAGCAAATAGACACATTACAACTCAAGCAATTTATTCAG CGCCACAGCATGTTGAAGGAGCAAGATCTGACGATTGCCATGATGGTGACATCACGCGAGGTTTTCAATGCTCTTTCTCAGCTGGTTCCATGTGTTGGCTGCAGACGAAGTGTGGAACGCCTTTTCACCCAGCTTGTGGAATCTGGAAACCCAGCCCTAGACCCACTTTCAGTGGGTGCTAAGGGAGTCCTCACATTGTCACACAGTTGTATGACCGATGCAACAAAATTGTACACTCTGTTTTATGTGCGTGG gactAAGCTGAGTAATATGATAGATGCAATTCCAAAAAGCAAGAAGAACAAGAGGTGTCAACTACATTCTCTGGATACACACAAACCAAAGCCTTTGGG GGGTAACTGGATGGACATTTGGGAGGTCATGTCCCAAGAATGCAGGGACGAAGTTGTTTTAATTGATTCAAGTTGTCTTTTGGAAACCCTAGAAAATTATCTTCGAAAGCACAG GTTTTGTACAGACTGCAAAAATAAAGTGCTTCGGGCATACAACATTTTAATCGGGGAGCTGGATTGTAGTAAAGAAAAGGGCTACTGTGCTGCACTGTATGAAGGTCTTCGCTGCTGTCCACATGAACGCCATATTCATGTGTGTTGTGAGACAGACTTTATTGCACATCTTTTGGGTCGAGCTGAGCCAGAGTTTGCCGGAGG ACGTAGGGAACGGCATGCCAAGACAATAGACATTGCTCAAGAAGAAGTTTTAACGTGCCTAGGCATTCACCTCTATGAAAGACTGCATCGTATTTGGCAGAAACTGCGAGCAGAGGAGCAAACATGGCAGATGCTCTTCTACCTTGGGGTTGATGCCTTGCGCAAAAGTTTTGAG ATGACTGTTGAAAAAGTACAAGGCATCAGTCGTTTGGAGCAGCTCTGTGAGGAGTTCTTGGAAGAAGAAAGAGTCCAAGAACtgaaacaagaaaagaaaagacaaaagaagaaaaacaggagaaaaaacaAGTGTGCCTGTGACAATCCAGTATCTCCAGAAACCACAGAAATGGCTGTCACCATTCCACAAAAC GAACCATTTGCTTTTATGGAAAATGGGTGCAAGAACTGCAACACACCTGAAGACAATGGTACTTGTGTGGAGGTTATTGTAACAAACGAAAGTTCTTCTTGTACTTGTCCAAGTGGGGGTGATCATCTGGCTtcaccaaaaatgaaaaagg GGTTAACGCCTCATTCAAACGGTAGTGATTGTGGCTATTCATCTAGCATGGAGGGCAGTGAACCAGGCTCTCGGGAAGGTTCAGATGTGGCCTGCACTGAAGGCATTTGTAACCATGATGAAGCTG GGGAGGACTCCTGTGTTAATTGTGACAAGGAGGAAGAAGGTGACAGTTGCGTAGAATGTTGGGCCAATTCAGCAGGAGATAACCTGaagggaaaaaacaagaaaaagaagaaaaaaagcaaacctTTTAAATGTGAAAGTGAAAAT ATTTCAAAGCAACCAACGTGTAACAGAGAGACCTCAGGCATTGCACACAGTGAACAGACCAAAGATGGCAAGGTCGATAGCTGCTGTACTGCCACAGAAAGCACTGGACAGACATGGGTAGATCACAGAAATGAATTGCTAAAGTGCACAGGCTCAGTAGAACTCTTATATACATTTGATGGAAGAAAAGAAACCAAGAGTTTAAAAGAGCTTCTG GATGAATCAGAATGTACATCAGAAGAGGAAGATGGGCTTTCTCAAGATGAAATACAGACATTTCTGGCAAGCAACAAGTCTTTTTACAGCAACCGACAACAATTCAGACAGTATCTAAAAGAGAAATTTAACAAATACTGCCTCTTACATGATCACAGGAATCCTCTTTGTAGCACCTGGTTGGCAACAGCGGgggcaaattaa
- the GGNBP2 gene encoding gametogenetin-binding protein 2 isoform X2 — translation MARLVAVCRDGEEEFPFDMRQIPLYIDDTLTMVMEFSDNMLSLDKQQIDTLQLKQFIQRHSMLKEQDLTIAMMVTSREVFNALSQLVPCVGCRRSVERLFTQLVESGNPALDPLSVGAKGVLTLSHSCMTDATKLYTLFYVRGTKLSNMIDAIPKSKKNKRCQLHSLDTHKPKPLGGNWMDIWEVMSQECRDEVVLIDSSCLLETLENYLRKHRFCTDCKNKVLRAYNILIGELDCSKEKGYCAALYEGLRCCPHERHIHVCCETDFIAHLLGRAEPEFAGGYERRERHAKTIDIAQEEVLTCLGIHLYERLHRIWQKLRAEEQTWQMLFYLGVDALRKSFEMTVEKVQGISRLEQLCEEFLEEERVQELKQEKKRQKKKNRRKNKCACDNPVSPETTEMAVTIPQNEPFAFMENGCKNCNTPEDNGTCVEVIVTNESSSCTCPSGGDHLASPKMKKGLTPHSNGSDCGYSSSMEGSEPGSREGSDVACTEGICNHDEAGEDSCVNCDKEEEGDSCVECWANSAGDNLKGKNKKKKKKSKPFKCESENISKQPTCNRETSGIAHSEQTKDGKVDSCCTATESTGQTWVDHRNELLKCTGSVELLYTFDGRKETKSLKELLDESECTSEEEDGLSQDEIQTFLASNKSFYSNRQQFRQYLKEKFNKYCLLHDHRNPLCSTWLATAGAN, via the exons ATGGTGATGGAATTTTCAGATAACATGTTAAGCCTTGACAAACAGCAAATAGACACATTACAACTCAAGCAATTTATTCAG CGCCACAGCATGTTGAAGGAGCAAGATCTGACGATTGCCATGATGGTGACATCACGCGAGGTTTTCAATGCTCTTTCTCAGCTGGTTCCATGTGTTGGCTGCAGACGAAGTGTGGAACGCCTTTTCACCCAGCTTGTGGAATCTGGAAACCCAGCCCTAGACCCACTTTCAGTGGGTGCTAAGGGAGTCCTCACATTGTCACACAGTTGTATGACCGATGCAACAAAATTGTACACTCTGTTTTATGTGCGTGG gactAAGCTGAGTAATATGATAGATGCAATTCCAAAAAGCAAGAAGAACAAGAGGTGTCAACTACATTCTCTGGATACACACAAACCAAAGCCTTTGGG GGGTAACTGGATGGACATTTGGGAGGTCATGTCCCAAGAATGCAGGGACGAAGTTGTTTTAATTGATTCAAGTTGTCTTTTGGAAACCCTAGAAAATTATCTTCGAAAGCACAG GTTTTGTACAGACTGCAAAAATAAAGTGCTTCGGGCATACAACATTTTAATCGGGGAGCTGGATTGTAGTAAAGAAAAGGGCTACTGTGCTGCACTGTATGAAGGTCTTCGCTGCTGTCCACATGAACGCCATATTCATGTGTGTTGTGAGACAGACTTTATTGCACATCTTTTGGGTCGAGCTGAGCCAGAGTTTGCCGGAGGGTATGA ACGTAGGGAACGGCATGCCAAGACAATAGACATTGCTCAAGAAGAAGTTTTAACGTGCCTAGGCATTCACCTCTATGAAAGACTGCATCGTATTTGGCAGAAACTGCGAGCAGAGGAGCAAACATGGCAGATGCTCTTCTACCTTGGGGTTGATGCCTTGCGCAAAAGTTTTGAG ATGACTGTTGAAAAAGTACAAGGCATCAGTCGTTTGGAGCAGCTCTGTGAGGAGTTCTTGGAAGAAGAAAGAGTCCAAGAACtgaaacaagaaaagaaaagacaaaagaagaaaaacaggagaaaaaacaAGTGTGCCTGTGACAATCCAGTATCTCCAGAAACCACAGAAATGGCTGTCACCATTCCACAAAAC GAACCATTTGCTTTTATGGAAAATGGGTGCAAGAACTGCAACACACCTGAAGACAATGGTACTTGTGTGGAGGTTATTGTAACAAACGAAAGTTCTTCTTGTACTTGTCCAAGTGGGGGTGATCATCTGGCTtcaccaaaaatgaaaaagg GGTTAACGCCTCATTCAAACGGTAGTGATTGTGGCTATTCATCTAGCATGGAGGGCAGTGAACCAGGCTCTCGGGAAGGTTCAGATGTGGCCTGCACTGAAGGCATTTGTAACCATGATGAAGCTG GGGAGGACTCCTGTGTTAATTGTGACAAGGAGGAAGAAGGTGACAGTTGCGTAGAATGTTGGGCCAATTCAGCAGGAGATAACCTGaagggaaaaaacaagaaaaagaagaaaaaaagcaaacctTTTAAATGTGAAAGTGAAAAT ATTTCAAAGCAACCAACGTGTAACAGAGAGACCTCAGGCATTGCACACAGTGAACAGACCAAAGATGGCAAGGTCGATAGCTGCTGTACTGCCACAGAAAGCACTGGACAGACATGGGTAGATCACAGAAATGAATTGCTAAAGTGCACAGGCTCAGTAGAACTCTTATATACATTTGATGGAAGAAAAGAAACCAAGAGTTTAAAAGAGCTTCTG GATGAATCAGAATGTACATCAGAAGAGGAAGATGGGCTTTCTCAAGATGAAATACAGACATTTCTGGCAAGCAACAAGTCTTTTTACAGCAACCGACAACAATTCAGACAGTATCTAAAAGAGAAATTTAACAAATACTGCCTCTTACATGATCACAGGAATCCTCTTTGTAGCACCTGGTTGGCAACAGCGGgggcaaattaa